TTACGAAGACTCAAAGAAACAAAGCTTCTAAGTTAAAAAGGATGTTATAACGAAAATTCTCTATAAACTACAAAGTTTTAGCTTAGAAACTTTGCATCTTTGTAGCTCTGGAACTCTTCCTTAACTATTTTTTCGCAGTTCAGCCATTTTAATAGCGGCGATAGCAGCTTCTGTACCTTTGTTCCCATGTTTACCACCAGAACGATCTATAGATTGTTGCATGGTATTATCAGTAAGCACACAGAAAATTACAGGGGTTTCATGTACCACATTCAAATCTTTAATTCCTTGTGTAACACCTTCGCATACAAAATCGAAATGTTTGGTTTCTCCTTGAATAACACAACCAATAGCAATAACTGCATTTACCATTTGTTGCTGCATTTTTTTACTTCCATAGATAAGTTCGAAACTTCCAGGAACGTCCCAACGGATGATATTACTTGGCAAGGCACCGTTTTCTACAAGCGCATCATAAGCCCCTTGAAACAGCCCTTCAGTAATGGTATCATTCCACTCTGAAACAACAATCCCAAACCGAAACTTATTCGCATTTGGGATTGTTGTTTTATCGTAATCAGATAAATTTTTATTTGCCGTAGCCATATTATTTATTTGTCAATACTTGAGCTTTACCAATAAACACTTCGATAGAGGTAGCTTCAGACGAATTTGGAAATTCATCTTTAATTTTGTTAAAATAAGTAAGCGCTTTATCTGCTTTACCTAAATCTAAAGCAATAATCCCCGCTTTGTATAAATACATAGGTGTAGTGTATTCATTATTACGTAATTCTGCAGCTTGCTCGTAATAATCTAAAGCATCTTCAGATTGATTTAATTGTGCAAACGCATCACCAATATTTCCTTTAGCTAAAGGTGCTAATATTTCATCCTCACTTTTAAAATCACTTAAGTGCTCTATAGCATTCTTGTAATCTTTTAAATGTAAATAAGCAGTACCAGCATAGTAATTAGCTAAGTTAGCAGATGGTGTACCACTATGCTCCTTAATAATATCCAACATACCAAATTTACCTTCTCCTCCTTTTAAAGCTAAGGTATAAAGCGAATCTTTAGCAGTACCATTTACAGCATCATTAAAATATTTTTGAGCTTGAAACATATCGTTCATAGCCGTAACTTGTTTTGGCTTGGACACAAACTCATTATAACCTAAATAGCCTAACAC
The genomic region above belongs to Mariniflexile litorale and contains:
- the ribH gene encoding 6,7-dimethyl-8-ribityllumazine synthase, translated to MATANKNLSDYDKTTIPNANKFRFGIVVSEWNDTITEGLFQGAYDALVENGALPSNIIRWDVPGSFELIYGSKKMQQQMVNAVIAIGCVIQGETKHFDFVCEGVTQGIKDLNVVHETPVIFCVLTDNTMQQSIDRSGGKHGNKGTEAAIAAIKMAELRKNS
- a CDS encoding tetratricopeptide repeat protein, whose protein sequence is MATYNKRGYKPKTKEEKIEDVEQHSTTAEVFNTLDESASKTEAFVEKNQKYIFILVGIVAVVVLGYLGYNEFVSKPKQVTAMNDMFQAQKYFNDAVNGTAKDSLYTLALKGGEGKFGMLDIIKEHSGTPSANLANYYAGTAYLHLKDYKNAIEHLSDFKSEDEILAPLAKGNIGDAFAQLNQSEDALDYYEQAAELRNNEYTTPMYLYKAGIIALDLGKADKALTYFNKIKDEFPNSSEATSIEVFIGKAQVLTNK